One Miscanthus floridulus cultivar M001 chromosome 11, ASM1932011v1, whole genome shotgun sequence DNA window includes the following coding sequences:
- the LOC136494780 gene encoding putative disease resistance RPP13-like protein 1 → MAGAAAFASAALERAIGTLSLLLPGFFPSARHGEEDADAEELGRLVRTMRQIRAAIEDGFPSRAPGSASALAGLRLRELRGLAYDAEDVVSDCEYEAVRRRAEALDAVARAGSDGGHRLKRVRREVIDDYFSDIDMVPAKHDLAPAVRDLAARARKIRVRLDEIIKEYEDLCMTDNDGEQQIDLATQRSQRYTSSIVHEPSIHGREVDKNNIIKMLLSEVRPMSVLAIVGMGGLGKTTLAQLVFNDQRVRQSFDRLAWICVSDQFDVKIITRNIISSLQKQKYEALELNDLQQALIEQIERKKLLIVLDDVWNEYRAPWDSLCAPMMTTEFCRIIVTTRSKTVASLVQTMPSYSLNCLTSAASWSLFEQITFEGQDPAAYANFIQIGEEIVEKCKGLPLVIKTLGSMLRYETDEERWKYVLESDLWDLDPQQNDIVPALELSYSHMPVYLKKCFMALSLFPKDYHFSQDKLIFLWKSLGLLHTDDVWDKDRTGKLYLSDLLKRSIIQCNEHAYTMHDLIHELACCVAGEEFLRLENDIPAQISKDVRNISIFLPWTCVTSKLEHFHGSSALRAVILSSMEGLGGPIEISDELFVYSKQLRTIVLDGVSLARPSLHDSVGNLKHLHHLVLRDIGGLELPVSICQLFNLQTLDVTTSGNLKPACIPNGIGRLINLHTLPVITVKRGAWHCNLRDLKDLQNLSGKLCLKGLDNVTSVDEAEEANLCSKQHIRALNFIFPDGDWQYCKHGQEPAPTTASHEEILENLQPHSNLTELSIEVCRSCRYPSWLGDTSFSKVTVIRLEYCQFECMPPLGQLLALQYLTIAEMSRIKSIGPEFCSLNPKTTGFKSLVTLDFDSMPRWLQWSGVGDGSFTCLRTLSIQHASELRSLPCALSLSLAQLKLRDCKNLVRIPHLPSLFKLDLRQCDSLTELPAFPMLQRLDIGQCSSMARLPDLPLLEVLILRDCPNLTTVVHLPSLTSIHVKGGFRNELLYHFTNCHPSLENILIVSDSIERLSVEPQNLPSLVSLKLSCPNLQFCDGLAGLTYLKELKVYGCPKLSVPNLHPSQL, encoded by the exons ATGGCCGGGGCGGCAGCGTTCGCTTCTGCGGCGCTGGAGCGTGCGATTGGGACGCTCTCCTTGCTGCTCCCGGGCTTCTTCCCTTCTGCGAGGCACGGCGAGGAGGACGCGGACGCGGAGGAGCTGGGGCGGCTGGTGAGGACGATGCGGCAGATCCGCGCTGCGATCGAGGACGGCTTCCCCAGCCGCGCGCCGGGCTCCGCTTCCGCGTTGGCCGGGCTCCGGCTCAGGGAACTGAGGGGCCTGGCCTATGACGCGGAGGACGTGGTCAGCGACTGCGAGTACGAGGCCGTGCGCCGCAGAGCAGAGGCCCTCGACGCAGTGGCGCGGGCAGGCAGCGACGGCGGGCACCGCCTCAAGCGCGTCCGACGGGAG GTAATTGATGACTACTTCAGTGATATTGATATGGTGCCTGCTAAACATGATTTAGCTCCTGCTGTACGTGATTTAGCTGCAAGAGCAAGGAAAATTAGAGTGAGACTCGATGAGATAATCAAAGAATATGAAGATCTTTGCATGACTGATAATGATGGAGAACAACAGATTGATCTTGCTACACAAAGGTCGCAACGTTATACTAGTTCTATTGTACATGAGCCAAGTATACATGGAAGAGAGGTAGATAAAAATAATATTATCAAAATGCTGTTGTCAGAAGTGAGGCCTATGTCTGTTCTGGCCATTGTTGGCATGGGAGGACTTGGTAAGACAACACTAGCTCAACTGGTGTTTAATGATCAAAGGGTACGCCAGTCTTTTGACAGACTTGCCTGGATATGTGTGTCTGATCAATTTGATGTGAAGATAATAACTAGAAATATTATTAGTTCACTCCAGAAGCAGAAGTATGAAGCATTGGAGTTGAATGATCTTCAGCAAGCTTTGATAGAGCAAATAGAGAGAAAGAAACTTCTAATCGTATTAGATGACGTATGGAATGAGTACAGAGCCCCTTGGGATTCTCTTTGTGCCCCAATGATGACTACAGAATTCTGTAGGATTATTGTTACTACTCGCAGCAAGACTGTTGCAAGCCTTGTACAAACAATGCCTTCTTACTCCTTGAATTGCTTGACTTCTGCTGCTAGTTGGTCCTTATTTGAACAAATCACATTCGAAGGTCAAGATCCTGCTGCTTATGCAAATTTCATACAgatcggtgaggagattgtgGAGAAGTGCAAAGGTTTGCCACTTGTAATCAAGACCCTAGGAAGCATGTTGCGTTATGAAACTGACGAGGAGAGATGGAAATATGTCTTGGAGAGTGATCTGTGGGACTTGGATCCACAACAGAATGACATTGTCCCAGCACTGGAACTGAGTTACAGCCACATGCCAGTTTACCTGAAAAAGTGTTTTATGGCCCTATCATTGTTTCCTAAAGATTATCATTTTTCCCAAGATAAGTTAATTTTCTTATGGAAGTCACTAGGTCTTCTTCATACTGATGATGTATGGGATAAGGACAGAACCGGAAAGTTATATCTTTCTGATTTACTTAAACGGTCTATTATTCAATGTAATGAACATGCATACACCATGCATGATCTTATCCATGAGCTTGCATGCTGTGTAGCAGGTGAAGAGTTTCTTAGACTTGAGAATGATATACCAGCTCAAATATCAAAGGATGTTCGGAATATATCCATATTCTTACCATGGACATGTGTGACTTCAAAATTAGAACATTTTCATGGGTCTAGTGCTCTAAGGGCTGTCATACTGAGTTCAATGGAGGGGCTTGGTGGTCCAATTGAAATATCTGATGAGCTATTTGTTTACTCCAAGCAGTTACGTACTATTGTTTTGGATGGGGTTTCACTTGCAAGACCATCATTACATGATTCAGTGGGCAACTTGAAGCATCTACATCATCTGGTTCTTCGAGACATAGGAGGATTGGAGCTTCCTGTCTCCATATGCCAGCTCTTTAACCTGCAGACCTTAGATGTGACAACTTCTGGTAACTTGAAACCAGCATGCATTCCAAATGGAATTGGACGCCTAATTAATCTGCACACGCTGCCTGTTATCACTGTTAAAAGAGGCGCTTGGCATTGTAATCTGAGGGACCTGAAGGACTTGCAAAATCTTAGTGGGAAGCTATGCTTAAAAGGATTAGATAATGTGACCAGTGTTGATGAGGCAGAAGAAGCAAATTTGTGCAGTAAACAACATATCCGAGCTTTAAATTTTATATTTCCTGATGGAGATTGGCAATACTGCAAACATGGCCAGGAGCCTGCACCAACTACAGCTTCTCATGAGGAAATTCTAGAGAACTTGCAACCACATAGTAACCTCACTGAACTTTCTATAGAAGTTTGCAGATCATGTAGATATCCTAGTTGGTTAGGTGACACTTCCTTTTCAAAGGTAACAGTGATAAGATTGGAATATTGTCAATTTGAATGCATGCCACCACTTGGTCAGTTGTTGGCCTTGCAGTATCTTACAATTGCTGAGATGTCGAGAATAAAAAGCATTGGACCAGAGTTTTGCAGCCTCAATCCAAAGACAACAGGATTCAAATCACTGGTGACCCTGGATTTTGACAGTATGCCCAGATGGTTACAGTGGTCCGGAGTGGGTGATGGTTCATTTACCTGCTTACGCACTCTTAGCATTCAGCATGCCTCTGAACTGAGATCCCTGCCATGTGCACTTTCTTTATCCTTGGCCCAATTGAAACTGCGGGATTGCAAAAATCTGGTCAGAATTCCTCATCTCCCTTCGCTCTTTAAACTGGATTTACGTCAGTGTGATAGTTTAACTGAACTCCCTGCGTTCCCGATGCTTCAAAGACTGGACATAGGTCAGTGTTCCAGCATGGCTCGACTTCCTGACCTCCCACTACTTGAGGTTCTGATACTACGAGATTGTCCAAACCTGACTACTGTTGTTCACCTCCCATCACTTACTAGCATCCATGTCAAAGGAGGATTCAGAAATGAGCTGTTGTACCATTTCACAAACTGCCACCCATCTTTGGAGAATATATTGATTGTTTCCGATTCCATTGAGCGCCTCTCCGTGGAGCCCCAAAATCTTCCATCGCTAGTATCATTAAAGTTGAGCTGTCCTAATCTACAATTCTGTGATGGACTTGCTGGACTCACATATCTAAAGGAACTGAAGGTATATGGTTGTCCAAAGCTCAGTGTTCCTAATCTGCATCCGAGCCAACTCTGA